The Claveliimonas bilis genome window below encodes:
- the cysK gene encoding cysteine synthase A — MVYNNILEAVGNTPLIRLNHMTGSDDAEILVKFEAMNAGGSIKTRTALHMIETAEEKGLIQPGKTTIVEPTSGNQGIGLALIGAVKGYRTIIIMPDSVSEERRKLVSHYGAEVKLIHDAGNIGDCIEECLQTALKMAKEDPNVYVPQQFENEANSEIHREQTGKEILEQVARPIHGFCSGIGTGGTITGIGEALKAENPDMEIWAAEPENAAILSGKEIGTHIQMGIGDGVIPAILNQNIYNRIEIVTDEEALETAKELAAKEGLMCGISGGTNVAVAKRMARELGKGKTVVTVLADTAERYFSTPLFD, encoded by the coding sequence ATGGTGTACAACAATATTTTAGAAGCAGTGGGAAATACGCCATTGATCCGTCTGAATCATATGACAGGATCTGATGACGCAGAAATTCTGGTAAAATTTGAAGCAATGAATGCAGGGGGATCTATTAAGACAAGGACCGCTCTGCATATGATCGAGACAGCAGAGGAGAAAGGGCTGATCCAGCCGGGGAAAACTACAATTGTGGAACCTACCAGCGGCAACCAGGGAATTGGTCTGGCTCTGATCGGAGCAGTGAAGGGGTATAGGACGATTATTATTATGCCGGATTCTGTCAGCGAGGAGAGAAGGAAGCTGGTAAGCCATTACGGAGCAGAAGTAAAGCTGATCCATGATGCGGGAAACATTGGAGATTGTATTGAAGAATGTCTCCAGACAGCTCTTAAAATGGCAAAAGAGGATCCCAATGTATATGTGCCCCAGCAATTTGAAAATGAAGCCAACTCGGAGATTCACAGAGAACAGACAGGAAAGGAAATCCTTGAGCAGGTGGCGAGGCCTATTCATGGATTCTGTTCGGGAATCGGAACCGGCGGTACCATTACAGGAATCGGAGAAGCATTAAAAGCGGAAAATCCGGATATGGAAATCTGGGCAGCAGAGCCGGAAAATGCGGCTATTTTGTCAGGAAAAGAGATTGGCACCCACATTCAGATGGGAATTGGCGATGGAGTGATCCCGGCAATTTTAAATCAGAATATATACAACCGGATTGAGATTGTTACAGATGAAGAGGCGCTCGAAACAGCAAAAGAGCTTGCTGCCAAAGAAGGGCTTATGTGCGGAATTTCCGGAGGCACCAATGTGGCTGTGGCAAAACGGATGGCAAGGGAGCTGGGAAAAGGCAAAACAGTGGTAACTGTTCTGGCAGATACCGCGGAGAGATACTTCTCCACACCGCTGTTTGACTAG